Genomic window (Streptomyces sp. NBC_01431):
CAGGTGGTCGACGAGGGTGTCGAGGAGCGGGCCGGTGCGCATCGTCCAGCGGATCTGGTCGAGGCGCTTGGTGAGTTCGGGGTCCAGGGGCAGCAGGTCGCCGGGCAGCGGCAGCGCGGCGGGCATGGACCATCGGGTGCCGTCCGGTGTCTCTTCGCGGCGGGCCAGGCCCCACGTCAGGTAGAGCTCGGACAGGTCCCGCACGGTGGTGGGCACCGGGTATCCGGCTGTCGTCAGCATGGCGCTGAACTGCTTCCAGCGGGCCGCCTCGCAGGCCTCGGGGCCCTCTGGCGCTGCCTCGTAGTCCCACTCTTCGTCGGGCCAGGAGAAGGTGAGGGGACTGTCGAGGTTGCCGCCGATCAAGTCCCAGTGCCCGTCGAAGAACTCGTGCACCAGGTCGTCCAGGGAGCCAGTGAAACCGGGCTGGCACGCCGTCCCGATCAGCATGGTCAGCGCAAGACCTTGGCGGGGCAGGACCTGCTCCCAGCCTGCGGGCCACCAGTCGTTGTGCATCGCCAGGTCCCGGCGCGATCCGGGCACAGACGCGTTCTCAGTCATCCGCAGCTCTTCCTCGAAAACACCTCGGTGCCCGCAGCGTACGCAGCCTGGTGAGCCCTCACGAACGTCCCACCCATGCCTGGTGGTCGGGGGCGGCATGCAGCTGCTCGCGGAGGCGGCCGCGGAACCAACGGCCTGCTGCGGCAGTACTTCCCGAGGGCACCGACCTGTCCGTGCACAGCGCCGAAGACCTCGAACACGTCGCCCAGCCCCTCAACGGCCGACCACGCAAAACGCTCGGCTGGAGAACCCCAGCCGAGCGCCTGCGTGATCTACTGACGGCCACGAAGGCCACCAGGTGTTGCGAGGACCCCGAGAATCCTGTCGGCGACGGCTGAAAAATGGACCAGTGTGGACGCTTGAAAGTTGACCCCCTCCAGGGGTCTGGCTCGTTGAGTCAGGCCGGGAGGAGTGGTGATCAGCGTGGAGGACTGGGCGGAGATCCGCCGGCTTCACCGGGCCGAGCAGATGCCGGTTCGGGCGATCGCGAGGAAGCTGGGGATCGCGAGGAACACCGTTCGCAGAGCGATCGCGGACGACGCGCCGCCGAAGTATCAGCGGGCGCCGAGGGGTTCGATCGTGGACGCGGTCGAGCCGCAGATCCGTGAACTGCTCGAGCAGTGGCCGGAGATGCCGGCGACGGTGATCGCTGAGCGGATCGGCTGGGACCGGGGCCTGACGGTGCTCAAGGACCGGGTCCGGGACCTGCGGCCGGCCTATCGGCCTGCGGATCCGGCTTCGCGGACGGTCTATGAGCCGGGCGAGATCGGCCAGTGTGACCTGTGGTTCCCGCCGGCAGACATTCCGCTCGGCTTCGGCCAGGTCGGGCGGCCGCCGGTGCTGGTCATGGTCGCGGGCTACTCGCGGTGGATCACCGCCCGGATGCTGCCCTCGAGGTCTGCGGCCGACCTGATCGCCGGGCACTGGCGGCTGCTGACCGAGCTGGGCGCCGTCCCTAGGGTGCTGGTCTGGGACAACGAGGGAGCCGTCGGCTCCTGGCGGTCCGGCGGTCCTCAACTGACCGACGATTTCGCTGCG
Coding sequences:
- the istA gene encoding IS21 family transposase → MISVEDWAEIRRLHRAEQMPVRAIARKLGIARNTVRRAIADDAPPKYQRAPRGSIVDAVEPQIRELLEQWPEMPATVIAERIGWDRGLTVLKDRVRDLRPAYRPADPASRTVYEPGEIGQCDLWFPPADIPLGFGQVGRPPVLVMVAGYSRWITARMLPSRSAADLIAGHWRLLTELGAVPRVLVWDNEGAVGSWRSGGPQLTDDFAAFAGLLGVKFLLCKPRDPEAKGLVERANGYLETSFLPGRVFASPADFNIQLADWLTRANRRIHRTLQARPADRLEADRSRMLALPPIAPPGWWKASLRLPRDHYVRLDTCDYSVHPLAIGRRVEVAADLDQVLVTCDGVEVARHARSWARHQTITDPDHAAAAAAARKAAAGTKPAPADVTEVEERSLDTYDRIFGVIDGGLSTGEGAA
- a CDS encoding DUF6042 family protein, which codes for MTENASVPGSRRDLAMHNDWWPAGWEQVLPRQGLALTMLIGTACQPGFTGSLDDLVHEFFDGHWDLIGGNLDSPLTFSWPDEEWDYEAAPEGPEACEAARWKQFSAMLTTAGYPVPTTVRDLSELYLTWGLARREETPDGTRWSMPAALPLPGDLLPLDPELTKRLDQIRWTMRTGPLLDTLVDHLVDDLGEPAETLTSLDRLAAATDRDVDDVRLALAELVKSGDARLQRGEEPTDAERLEAHRRFRLVMDWEHFHKNRIQVSRGD